From Cucumis melo cultivar AY chromosome 1, USDA_Cmelo_AY_1.0, whole genome shotgun sequence, a single genomic window includes:
- the LOC103501277 gene encoding flocculation protein FLO11-like, protein MDTAAAKSTTFSKGKRYKGIPTKHLYKKVRKSIPSGENSAVPSPEHSSNAERLENPPSPVTVKEEVLEFSSPQSALPSVSLSIPKSSSRPEPRVSVETVILDSDSSNSEDNIVLSTLLHRTRSVRSNQTASPAKPQASGGVSPKVASPRSSKHTKYSGAPSSQASPRTTPPSVADDDDDDFDDKDYAPGTKEKTEAEATSTSTENQSASQEKDPSDHRSTEQPGESLIPRSTEGPSEFSTPMSPPAHVASSSGFRRPPTKGQRVVSTKAG, encoded by the coding sequence ATGGATACCGCTGCTGCAAAGTCGACAACTTTCTCGAAAGGGAAACGGTACAAAGGAATTCCGACTAAGCATCTGTATAAGAAGGTGCGCAAGTCCATTCCGTCGGGTGAAAACAGTGCGGTTCCCAGTCCTGAACATAGCTCCAATGCAGAGCGATTGGAAAATCCTCCGTCGCCAGTTACAGTTAAGGAAGAAGTTCTCGAGTTCTCCTCACCCCAGAGTGCTCTTCCTTCTGTATCTTTGTCAATACCAAAGTCGTCTTCGAGGCCTGAACCTAGGGTTTCTGTGGAAACTGTGATATTAGACTCTGACTCATCAAACAGTGAGGACAATATCGTCCTATCTACTCTTCTTCATCGAACAAGAAGCGTCCGTAGCAATCAAACTGCCTCACCCGCAAAACCTCAGGCAAGTGGTGGTGTGTCTCCTAAGGTAGCGTCGCCTCGATCTAGTAAACATACTAAGTACTCCGGTGCTCCGTCATCCCAAGCCTCTCCTAGAACGACTCCACCCTCTGTAgcagatgatgatgatgatgattttgATGATAAAGACTATGCTCCAGGAACGAAAGAAAAGACAGAGGCGGAAGCCACGTCCACATCGACTGAGAACCAGAGTGCATCTCAGGAAAAGGACCCATCTGATCACAGATCAACTGAACAACCGGGTGAGTCCTTAATTCCTAGGTCAACTGAAGGACCAAGTGAGTTTTCGACTCCTATGTCCCCACCAGCGCATGTGGCATCCTCCTCTGGCTTTCGACGCCCACCTACTAAAGGACAACGAGTTGTTTCCACCAAGGCTGGATGA